GGAAATCCCGTGGTGTACGGCGAGTGGCTTGGCGCCCCCGGCAAGCTCACGGTGTTGGTGTATGGGCATTACGACGTGCAGCCCGAGGATCCCGTCGACAAGTGGCAGAGCCCGCCGTTCGATCCGCGCGTTCGCGATGGACGTCTCTATGCGCGCGGCGTGTCGGACGACAAAGGGCCGATGCTGATTCCGATCGCGGTCGCGCGCTCATTCTTTGAAACAGTTGGACAGCTACCCATCAACGTCAAATGTATGTTCGAGGGCGAGGAGGAGATCGGATCTCCGAGCCTCGACGTGTTCATTCGCGATCACACGGAATTGCTCGCCGCCGACGTGGTGCTGTCGGCTGACGGCGCGATGTGGCGCATCGACGAGCCGTCGCTCACGGTGTCGAGCCGCGGGTTGGCGTCGCTCGATCTCACGCTGACCGGCGCGGCGAAGGATCTTCACTCGGGGCGTCACGGCGGCGGTGTCGCCAATCCGCTGCACGCGCTCGCGCGGCTCGTCGCTTCGCTGCACGATGATGAGGGGCGCGTCGCCGTCCCTGGATTCTACGATCGCGTGCGTGACCTGAGCGCTTCCGAACGCGAGGCGATCGCGGCGCTGCCATTCAATGAAGCGGTGTATCTGGAGCAAGTCGGCGCACCGGCCACGTTCGGCGAGGCGGGCTACCGCACGCTCGAGCGTTTGTGGACGCGCCCAACGCTCGAGGTGAACGGGATGTGGGGCGGATATCTCGGACCTGGCCGCAAGACGGTGATTCCGAGTGAGGCACATGCGAAGATCACGTGTCGCCTGGTGCCCGATCAGGATCCCGACGAGATCGTGGCGCTCGTGTCGCGCCATCTCGAGTCGTGCGTGCCGCCGGGGACGACGCTCGCGATTCGCCCCGGCAGACACGGCGCCCGGGCCGCGCACATCGAGGCCAATCATTACGCGCTCGAGGCAGCGGGTGCGGCGCTGCGCGCCGTATATGGTGTACCGCCGCTGATCGTGCGCATGGGCGGCACCGTTCCGATCTCGGAATTATTTCAACGGCACATGGGATTGGACACGGTGTTCTTTTCGTTTTCGACGGCGGACGAAGACTATCACGCGCCGAACGAGTTTTTCCGCATCCATCGCCTGCACGAAGGGCTCGAGGCATGGGCGCGGCTCTGGACCATACTCGGCGAACAACCGAATCGCGGGTGAGTTGCTGATGATCGAACGATGACGGCATCGACGGAGCTGGCGCGCGGCGAAGCGCAGGTCGAAGAGCACAGTGCGTCGCTGCGCAAGGAGCTGGGCGTGCGCGATCTGGCGCTCACGCAGATCCTGTTCATCGTTGGGCTGACGTGGATTGGCGTCGCGGGGAAGCTTGGGGCCTCGCACGTCGTGATGTGGTCGTTGGCGCTCGTGCTGTTCTATCTGCCGTCGGCCGCCGTGGTGATCTACCTGAACAAGCTCATGCCGCTCGAGGGCGGACTGTATCAGTGGGCGAAGTTCGGCTTCAATGAAGCGGTCGGGTTCATGCTGGCGTGGAATCTCTGGCTGTACGTCATCATGAACACGTCGGAGATCGGGCTCCAGTGCGCGACG
Above is a window of Gemmatimonadaceae bacterium DNA encoding:
- a CDS encoding dipeptidase; amino-acid sequence: MTDDGATAGIQSVLDHLAANRQKILRELVAFASIPSVSTNPAYAGDVQNAAEWVAAKLREAGPFDVRTIATAGNPVVYGEWLGAPGKLTVLVYGHYDVQPEDPVDKWQSPPFDPRVRDGRLYARGVSDDKGPMLIPIAVARSFFETVGQLPINVKCMFEGEEEIGSPSLDVFIRDHTELLAADVVLSADGAMWRIDEPSLTVSSRGLASLDLTLTGAAKDLHSGRHGGGVANPLHALARLVASLHDDEGRVAVPGFYDRVRDLSASEREAIAALPFNEAVYLEQVGAPATFGEAGYRTLERLWTRPTLEVNGMWGGYLGPGRKTVIPSEAHAKITCRLVPDQDPDEIVALVSRHLESCVPPGTTLAIRPGRHGARAAHIEANHYALEAAGAALRAVYGVPPLIVRMGGTVPISELFQRHMGLDTVFFSFSTADEDYHAPNEFFRIHRLHEGLEAWARLWTILGEQPNRG